The DNA region GTTCCATATTTGAGACCCGAATCCTTCCATTCAGACTCTACTGCAAGTATTTTTGATACATGCATAATAATCAAGCTACAGTGCTTTCGGTAAAAAATCTCAGTGTTTCCTTTGAGGTTGATGAGGGGATATCTCCTGCAGTTCGTGATATCTCTTTTGATATCCATCCCAGACGTTCACTTGGTATCGTTGGAGAATCGGGGTGCGGAAAAAGTGTCACCTCTCTGGCCGCCATGCGTCTCATTCCTCAACCACCGGGGAAAATTGAGACCGGTGAGATCTATTTAAACGGCAAAGATCTTCTTTCTCTTTCGGAGAGTGAGATGCGCTCAGTCCGGGGCAGGGAGATATCGATGATCTTTCAGGATCCCATGACCTCACTGAACCCGGTTTTCACCTGCGGCTCTCAGATCAGCGAAGCGATTATGCTTCACCGGAAATTACCCCCCGCCGAAGCGCATCAGGCGACAATCGAGATACTCGAAAAGGTAGGTATCCCTCATCCGCCTGCGGCGGCGGAAAATTATCCCCACCAGATGAGTGGAGGCATGCGCCAGCGGGTTATGATTGCCATGGCATTGTCATGCAAGCCCAAACTGCTTATTGCCGATGAACCTACCACGGCTCTGGATGTCACGGTTCAGGCCCGTATTCTTGATCTGCTGCTCCATTTACAACAAGAAATGAATATGAGCATGATCATGATCAGTCACGACCTCGGCATTGTATGTGATGTAGCTCACG from Chitinivibrionales bacterium includes:
- a CDS encoding ATP-binding cassette domain-containing protein; this translates as MHNNQATVLSVKNLSVSFEVDEGISPAVRDISFDIHPRRSLGIVGESGCGKSVTSLAAMRLIPQPPGKIETGEIYLNGKDLLSLSESEMRSVRGREISMIFQDPMTSLNPVFTCGSQISEAIMLHRKLPPAEAHQATIEILEKVGIPHPPAAAENYPHQMSGGMRQRVMIAMALSCKPKLLIADEPTTALDVTVQARILDLLLHLQQEMNMSMIMISHDLGIVCDVAHEILVMYAGEMVEYAPADQLFSSPLHPYTQSLLKTIPYIDRKENSLKVIKGEVPSPLSIPPGCPFHPRCDHVMERCKHEHPPLYTPSENQRVRCFLHDK